From a region of the Syngnathus typhle isolate RoL2023-S1 ecotype Sweden linkage group LG12, RoL_Styp_1.0, whole genome shotgun sequence genome:
- the LOC133163824 gene encoding gastrula zinc finger protein XlCGF57.1-like translates to MSARTTAKYVEEKDRSRPRLEALWLQPHVVLGGAAIGEAIRPNLQEPERTDVGKEVHHLNEQMEQKFLCSIKEEDEWPCIKEEVEDSCDIKSEEEEDTCKMPLTGVPVKSLDEGQHEMSKGVDPPSCSSSQQMTREGDGDHCGGSQAASPSDSDDLSSFAPAADDESQNKHNQCSQCGKYFAKNSVLKRHMTMHTKKKSFSCSVCGQEFSQRGHLNAHTIIHTGETPFSCSVCGKNYCSKGVLKTHAKIHTGEKPFSCSVCGQTFYRGAELKLHMRKHTGEKPFLCSVCGQRFVRKDLLKLHTRTHTGEKPFSCSVCGQRFARKEVLKIHARIHTGEKPFSCSDCGQTFSARGHLVRHIRGHTGEKPFSCSLCGQNFSQKRFLERHTRTHTGEKPFSCSDCGKRFRREGHLTLHRRIHTGEKPFSCSVCGQKFSQRAYLHSHTRIHTGEKPFSCSVCGQRFSAKKSLTLHTLTHTGEKPYSCSVCGQRFSRKKSLTVHTRIHTGEKPFSCSVCGQKFSRREQFKTHSRIHTGEKPLSCSVCGREFGCKATLKRHTRIHTGENVVACSVTCQRVSIENSECVGETGNDP, encoded by the exons atgtctgcaaggaCCACAGCAAAGTACGTGGAGGAAAAGGACCGCAGTCGTCCACGACTGGAAGCTCTTTGGCTCCAGCCTCATGTTGTGTTGGGAGGAGCAG CCATCGGTGAAGCTATTCGTCCTAATCTGCAGGAGCCAGAGCGCACAGATGTGGGCAAAGAGGTCCATCACttgaatgaacaaatggagcagaagtttctttgcTCCATAAAAGAGGAGGATGAGTGGCCTTGTATTAAAGAGGAGGTAGAAGACTCCTGTGACATTAaaagcgaggaggaggaagatacctGCAAGATGCCTTTGACTGGTGTTCCTGTGAAGAGTTTAGATGAAGGTCAACATGAGATGAGCAAAGGGGTGGACcctccaagctgcagctcaagtcaacaaatgaccagagaaggtgatggagaccactgtggggGGTCACAAGCAGCTTCACCATCAGATAGTGATGACTTGTCATCATTTGCtcctgctgctgatgatgagtctcaaaacaaacacaaccaATGTTCTCAGTGTGGGAAATATTTTGCTAAAAACAGTGTTTTGAAACGACACATgacaatgcacacaaaaaagaaaagcttttcctgctcagtttgtggccaagaaTTCTCTCAGAGAGGACATTTAAATGCGCACACaataatccacactggtgagacacctttttcctgctcagtttgtggcaaaaattATTGTTCTAAGGGAGTTTTAAAAACGCACGCaaaaatccacactggcgagaaacctttttcatgctctgttTGTGGCCAAACATTCTATCGTGGGGCAGAATTAAAACTTCACATGAGAAagcacactggcgagaaaccttttttatgctcagtttgtggccaaagattcgttCGTAAGGATTTGCTAAAACttcatacaagaacccacactggtgagaaacctttttcatgctctgtttgtggccaaagatttgcTCGTAAGGAAGTTTTAAAAATTCacgcaagaatccacactggcgagaaacctttttcatgctcagattgtggccaaacATTCTCTGCTCGTGGACATCTAGTACGTCATATAAGAggccacactggcgagaaacctttttcttgCTCACTTTGTGGCCAAAATTTCTCTCAGAAGAGATTTTTAGAAAGGCACACAAGAactcacactggtgagaaacctttttcctgctcagattGTGGCAAAAGATTCCGTCGTGAGGGACATCTAACACTTCATagaagaatccacactggtgagaaacctttttcatgctcagtttgtggccaaaaattctctcagagggcATATTTACAttcacacacaagaatccacactggtgaaaagcctttttcatgctcagtttgtggccaaagattttcaGCAAAGAAAAGTCTAACACTTCATACATTAACCcatactggtgagaaaccttattcttgctcagtttgtggccaaagattcagTCGTAAGAAATCTTTAACAGTTCATACAAGAattcacactggcgagaaacctttttcctgctcagtttgtggccaaaaattctcaagAAGGGAACAGTTCAAAACGCACTCAAGAATCCACACAGGTGAGAAACCTTtatcctgctcagtttgtggccgggAATTCGGTTGTAAGGCAACCTTAAAAAGACATAcgagaatccacactggcgagaacgTTGTTGCCTGCTCAGTCACTTGCCAAAGAGTCTCTATTGAGAATTCCGAGTGTGTTGGGGAGACGGGCAATGATCCGTGA